The Vitis vinifera cultivar Pinot Noir 40024 chromosome 3, ASM3070453v1 region GTACATTCgacaataattttagaaagtgtttataacatttttaatacttaaaaaataaaatattttaagttctaGAAATACTATAAACAATTCATAAAACCAATACCAAAGGTActctaaatttataattaaaatatttttatattggctttattttaaaaaatccataaTTCTACTACAAACAAATACCATAAAATAGCATATCACCCCCACCCAAAAATTTGACAAAAACCACAAAAAGCaactaaagatttttttttttctttttaatgctatgtttgatttatagaaagtttgaaagaaaaaatagaaaaaaataaatgaaatgggaaggtaaaaaattatttatatatatatatatatatatatatatatatatatatatatatatatatatatatatatatatatatatatatatttattttagtaatctatgaaaaataatggaaaaaaaagataaattattgAGGAATAAAAACGAGGaggagatttttttctttactttttatttttatattatcaacaaataaaatattttttttcttttaattttttcataaaccaaatataactttaaataaaaataaataaaattaaattacaaagaccttttaaaaactgttttttattttctatttttaaaaattgaaaatataatatttttaaataatatcttttagttattttcgtatggttattttaagaaataattatataaatatgtagaataattaaaaataaaatattatgaataaaagttatttttaaaatatatttaaaaataggttaaaaatattttaggtttcaaaaCATACTTTTGCTTTGCAAAATtgagagaacaattttttaaagttattttcaaaaactatttcaactttcattttataaaaatcaaaaaattatttttaaaaaccatttttaaaaattgtttttaaaaaccatttttcaaaaattgttttcgacCCACTGCCCATGGATATTTTCCTAAGAAAGTAGGTCTGGAAGCTTTGTCATCCACCAGCCATAAAGttgttatataaaaataaaaaatggaataaaataaataaaataagatgacAGCAGACTCGGACTAGAAAGGCGACCAGATTCATTTGGCTGCCCTCTTATCATAATCCCTTCTTTACTTCACCCTGTAACCACTGCCGGAGCCTATCAGGATTCAGAACTCACCATTTCTTCGCCGGTCCAGCCATGGCCGCCGCGCGACTCGCCGTCATCGCCAATCCGTTCCTCTCCTTGAACCGGATATCTCAAGTTCGCAGTCTACGCTGCAACAATGGAGTCTCACTGTCAGTCTCAAAAAGGCTATTCACTTGCAGGGCTCTCCACAACCCTCAGCTCCACGTCAAAGAGCAAGGACAGCCTGAAACTCTTGACTACAGAGTCTTCTTCCTTGATTCGTCTGGAAAAACGGTTATTCGCTTGCTTTATCCCTGTGTTTTCATCTGTTTGGTTGCCTAGAAAGTAAAATCGAGTGTTTGATTGGTTTGGTTGAATAGATGCATTGCTTCTTTTGTCTTCGATCGTTTTCCATTTTAgtgtgtttttaattttctgACATAATGTTGTAAAGGCTCTCTcttttggttggctagaaagtgTGGtagaaataaacaaaagatgAAGTATTGGATTTGTTTGGTGAAGGAGATGCAGTACTGTTTCTCCGTTGATGTTCCATTttaatgtttagtttagtttagtttttttttttttttttttttttaaataattttttatttatttaattttattttctgaaaaatgtatgaaaatgaaagaaatttaaattttgaatccggaacttttttatgatttattttgcttttatcTGTTCATGCCTGGCAAGTGACAAATAACGAGATtctgaattttcttttcctccattttATTGGCAACCAAACCGCTGTTTAAGGTCTGTGGGAAAAtgaggaaaggaaaattttgatatcTAGGATTGTCATGAGAATACAAATGCCTCTAGGCCCTCCACTCAACTGAGTTGTTTAGGCTATTGGTAGGATGCGGTTGCTGGTTTTTGACTAAGCCTTGTTTCCCTTTGGTTGTATTGTATATGTCATGTGtacttttttatattgataCAAACTTCATTTgcccatcaaagaaaaaaaacttttcctCAGTTTGGTTGTTCTCTCGTCAACAGAACCGACTGATATTTGTTACCTATTTGGTTATGTCTGTTAGTTGTTTGATGATCAGAATATGGTTCTTTGTACTTTGTCATGTCTATAGTTTGGAACTTTCATAGAGAGGTGTGGCCTGCAACAATACAATTCTAACATAAATGTAACTAGATCTATGGATGATTTGAACTGTGGTTCACAAAATGCAATCTTTTAGTGTTGgaccaaaaaatcaaattttgttcTTGAAGCTAGGCCAAAATCCACTTTTATTCTCATTTATGGAATGACTTTTGATCCATCTGTTTGGGCTAAAGTGCCATCTTCTAATTTCATGAGTGCTCTCATCACTTGGTGAACAGCTAATGGACTTGGTTGAATGATAGAATAAAATATCGACATTGTGATTCCTTGCATTATCTCATAGATAGTGAATGTGTATCATCCCCATTTTGCTAAGCTCtttggtagtaatttttttatttattcttttgataggtaagtttttgtccccattgggacttatACCTGGCAGTAAGTTTTCTATATTTGctattgacaaaaaaaatcatctcaTGGAATGTGAAAAGCTATTCCTCCATGGAGCTATCGATCTTCCTTATTTCTTTAGATGAGTAGTTTCTTGAAAGTTTCCAACTATAATAGCAGTAAATTTGGTCCTAAGTGTTCAATCTCATgagttgtttgtttgtttgtcagCATCTTTCATTAGCTTTTGTCCAACTACTCTCTTCATATAATTTGTGAACTTATCCTACTCCTTCTATAGGATTAGGGTCAAGCTGACATTAAGATCACTAAATTTGCCATGTAACCTACTGAGAGACCAGTTGTCATTCACCCTGTTTATTTTCCATCTTCTAAAAAGGCTATCTCTATGTTTGACTCAAAATTAGTATCGTAATCAATTTGTTACATTCCACCAAAAAGAGTATTGATATAATTACAAGTGCTTATGAAATCCTACATTAGgaatatatatgtatgagtAAAAAACTTGACTAATCATATCCTAGAGATCAAATGTTAGAATTGTCCTGTGTACTCTGGTTAGCTAGCTCTGTtggtgcttttaatatattctctttatttgcctattgaaaaaaaatgttggatTAGTTGCAATGGAACATAGATGatcattttaacaaaaaacaCTATCTTCGTAACTCAAATTGTAGAAGAGGATTATTCTTCCAAATAATCTTCTACAGCTTCAAGAgatttttcttaacaaaattCAAAGATGTTAATGGACTAAAGTACACACAAAAATCCTTATTTAGCAAGTTAAACTAGAAGCTTGTTGCATTTGAACTAAGATTGATCTGTTTCATTAAACACTAAGTTTCAGTAGTCTAATCacaaaaaagatttttttcccTCACATTGCTTAACgatttttttacaataaaggTTTCCCCTTGGCATGATCTACCACTGCACTTGGGTGATggcattttcaattttattgcGGAAATACCCAAAGAATCAAGTGCAAAGATGGAGGTTGCAACTGATGAGCCGTACACTCCAATAAAGCAGGATACAAAAAAGGGAAAGCTTCGATACTATCCGTAAGATTTGCTGTTTCACTTTATATTTTTGCAGagtttttatttgttcatatttAGGTGTTTGTTTTAGTTACCATCATTCAAATGCAATGATATCTAAGGTTAGCTGTTTAGTGAAAATGTGCAATTGGTCTACCAAATATGGTGGTATATGTGGAAATAGGCATGTGGTGGGATTTGAAATAGCTAGTTCCTATATGGAACTTTTGGGAAGGAATTGATCCATGTTAATGACATAGCTACATCTTCTAGCAATCATCTAATCAAGTGACCATGATTTTTCTACCATATGCTGCTGATTCACAGTCTACAATAGTgttctctatattttttttttttcctgaaactGAAAACTGAAAGGTATTATTAGGCGAGACAAAAAGGATGTAGAACATGAGAGATcctttacaaaaaataaaacaggaAAACAGAACAAAGCCCAAAGAGCATATGCAGAATGCATACCCTCCCAAGGATTGTTTGGAATAGAATCTCCCTAAGAAAGAGACAGGAGTTCTAGCTTCCCTCTTTGCCAACATGTCTGTCTCTTTCTTTGGTGATGTAGAGCTCCACAAGGATGAACCTCCCATATGGGCCATGTCTCTAGATATGTGAAAGATCCTGTTCATCGAATGAGCATATCGCAAGATACCTCTGACCTGCTTTTGATATGTTCATTTCCAGATTCCCTTCCATCATCAGTTCTTCTGTCCCTAAAGAAAGGGCCTCTTTTTGAGGCCTTTAAATAAGAGTAGCATTTTGGATTCAATAGTCAGGATAGTTGAGTTTTCTCTGCATtacttttgttctttttctccCTCATATGACTGTGCCCTAGATTTATTCATTTATGCAACTGGCTGAAGACAATAGGCATGATAAATATCCTGCTTGagaaataactaaatatttaaCCTGTTATTTGTAGGCTGCAGCCTTTAGATCACCACTATAAATCCTAATTAACTGAGGTTGTGGAGGTTAAGGAAAAATGTTAGGCTGTGTAGACAGCATGTTTGTCAGTTAACCTGATAACTTTGAGAAGTTAGGGGAAAAACTTCCCAACGTAACAGCATGAAACACTTTAACTGGCTTTATCTGTTCTTACTTTTTCTAATAGGTAAACAAAAGTTTATTCTATAAGCACCTAAAATAGGGAGCACAACACAGGTACAGGTGTACATGAATCAcccaataaacaaaatattcaagTCAAAGAAAAATAGGACTCCTCATCCCTTAAGGGTCATCCATTTCATTAATATAGTAATAATATTCTACACATTCATAATATTTACATTAATCTAAAACATGAATCCATAGTCTTGACTAAGAATTGACCACTATTCTTCTCACTCAACTAAAATTATGTCATTTATGAGAAATATATGGCATAACGATAGGGTCTCAATACCCACCCTTGATGTAGGCCTGCTCTATTGAAATTTCACTTGTTTTTGCTCCAATTTCCTCATACAATATTGTATTTCTTTATGTGTTTGTGATCAAATGATCACGAGatctaattgaaaatttcattccttaaaattactttctaattcaTTTTCTATCTGTCTCAGCTACAACATAAATTGGAATTATGGATTGCTTCCACAAACATGGGAAGACCCATCTTTAGCAAACTCTGAAGTTGAAGGGGCATTTGGTGATAATGATCCAGGTATACTGCTATATACTTTGTTTATAACATTTGAACTGCCCAATAGTTTTATGGACTGCTGTTTTACTTGACTAGCTGACAAATTGAATATctattgatattttcttcaatttgtaGTTGATGTTGTTGAGATTGGAGAAAGTCGAGCAAAGATTGGCCAGATTCTCAGGGTCAAGCCTCTGGGTGCTTTAGCTATGATTGATGAGGGGGAACTTGACTGGAAAATAGTTGCAATTTCATTGGATGATCCAAGGGCTTCCCTTGTGaatgatgttgatgatgttgAGAAGCATTTCCCGGTATGTCTTTTTCTTCCTATGGCTTTGTTCTTTCTTCTACAAACTATTTAATTATGTCAGAATATTGTTCAGTTTGGAGTATAATGTAATAAAGTAATAATGTGTTTTTCCAATTCCTTCAATTGATAGCAACTATGTAATTTGTAATGAAACTATGATTTTATAATCATTCTACTGGTTATGGAGTGCTTTTTGCTGGAATaggaattgaatttatattttctttagtaGGAAGGATGTGAATTAATGTGGCATTTGTGTATTTAGTCAATTTTTGATAAAACTAGGGCAAATATTGTTTTGGATAAAAGCGGAGTGATTTAAAATGGACATGGGTCATTTTGTCTTTGGAGTATCTGGGTGCCTCAGtttgtttaattataaaaattgtgtACAAGATATCTCATGAAGATACAGCCCTAAATAGACCAAATTATGGATAAGGATTCTGGTAGTTGACCCAAAATAGTTGGAATGAGGCTTTGTTGAGTTCTCTTTCACATTTTTGCATGATGCAACTAAATTTTAGTTGTTTGATTGAACAGTATGGTAGTTGAGCTTCTATAAACCTAGATAATCTTCCTGGTAGGTCTGCTTATTGTCCATACACTGTCCACATCTCTCTCCACAAACCAATGCCAAATTTGTCAGAGAATCTGGATTGATTTGTCAACACATTAATTAGGATTTTTATCATCTGAGCAAAAGGTTGACCGGTTGAGAGAAGATCACTATTTGATTAGTATTTTCACCAACAATTCATTCCTTATTTAGTGGGCATCTGCAATCATTATATACttattggatttttttagaGCAAACTATTTGTCGATTTGTTATTTCCTCAGATGATATGATATTTCTTTATCTAATTCTCTAGAATCGCATCTGAGCTTCTGTACcataattttgttattattcTTATCGATTGAAACAACATTACATTGACTTTATGCTTATATCATCTATTAGCCATCATGGAGTGACTACCAACCATACCGGATTTGTGACCATGTGACTGTTAAATGGCTTTTTAATCAGTCATTTAAATCGGAAAGAGGGAACTTTTTGAATCAACGGTACTTGAGTCATGGTAAAGCTGTTGGATAGTATCTTTTGATTTTAGATTCTCAATAAATTAGTAGCTAATAGTCTTCATGTGGCCTGCATAAATTGCTTTATGTACTCCTATAAACTCAAGAGTTCACTTGAAATCACCCGGTCAATTTATTTCCAGATTAGTATGCATGAAAAATTCACAGAATTTTCCttaattcttttctttgtttggggGTTCCAATGGTTTTACCATCTAGATTAGATGGGGTGACAAGCTTTAAATAGAAATGCATGAGTTAAAGGTCAAACGATGAGATACACGTTGAGAGAATGCACACAGAATGGTCAACAGTAATAGTTACTACTTTGTGTTGCCTAGCCTATGCTTATATGTGATAATCTATGGATTTAGTAATGCCAGCCTGGCTCATTGCATGTATTACCTGAGCCTGGTTTCTTGGTACTCATGAGACCAGTGGTTTAAGTATTTTTCAGATGATTGGAGCTTACTGAAGTTATACACCCACAGTTTTAGTTCTGTTGAACATACAGATAAGGAATGCTGGCAGCACTTCTTCATTCCACTAACTTCAAAGCACAGTTCCTAAACAAATATGCTTGTTTAGCATATAGAGTGAAACATGATAGCTCAACCTGATATTATTGCTTTCCCCTAAGAGAAATTTTATGAAACTGTTTCTAGATTTATGGGCATTCGAGGCTTGCCTCTTTGGATGAGCATATCTTGAAATTTCATCTAAATATccttttgaagtatttttaaatgtttcatGCAAGTGAAAGCAGGTTTAACTGATTTATACTAATAATGTGAGCAATCTTATGTTTCCAAACAGTCTTCTTAGCTCCTCTTAGTGGGTTTATTTATTGTAAAACAATTTAGTGTATTGGCTGCTCTCTTCCTTAATTTCTCACTCACATTTGCATTAACTTGTGCACTTGTACACACATACAAGCAGGTATAATATGGAAGGGGAAAACCGAAACAAGGCAAGAATTTAATTTTGTCATAACAATATTGAAGTTATCAGTTGTTGTCATTACAGTCccattttgtaaaatatcaatgttttcagaactgGACCGGTTATTGAACCGGAAATGTTACCGGTTCATTGGTCAGACTGGCGGTTGAACCAGTGACATTAtaaacatatattttatatattattaagattaaaaaataataataaattataaaaattaaatattaaacataatatcAAGATTataatcaaccaaaaaaaaagcatattaaatacaaaacataaaaaataaaattgaaaggaGCTACTGCCCTTACAGCAATGCAAGCGGAGCACTGCCGGGGATGGGGTGGGGGTGTTTTGCCATCGGGGGAGCGATGTTCAACTAGTGACAGCTCTGTGCTGGTGACAGTGGGCGGCTCCAACTAAGGCAGCCGCACGAGGGGtttggggggtgggggggatgaaaatgagattttataCTCATCAAAACGGCATTGTTTTGATGttggggaaaaataaaattaattgaaccGTCCGGTTTGGAGGGAGCCGGACGGTTTGTTCGATTCGCCGGTCTGATTCCGGTTCAACCTCTTTTTGGCCTAATTGACCGGATCAGACTGGAACCGTGACCGGCTGATCTGgtctggtttttaaaaccatgtaaAATATGCTGGGACTGATCTGTCTGTTATGTTCAGGGCACTCTTACTGCAATTAGAGACTGGTTTAGAGACTATAAGATCCCTGATGGAAAACCAGCTAACAAGTTCGGTCTGGGCAACAAGGCAGCAAACAAGGTACTTTTAGATTCATATtgctttatttttgtgtttaatttTTCTACGCATTGAAAAGTTTTCATGGGCATCCTCTCAGTTGGATAAAAGAAAATCTGGAGTGGAAACAAATCCACCTGTCTGCTTATTATCTTCTATTCtattatgttttcatttttgacTTGGGAATAAATTTTCTGTTTAAGCAGGATTATGCCCTCAAGGTAATTAATGAGACTAATGAGTCTTGGGCTAAACTTGTCAAGAGATCGATTCCTGCTGGAGAGCTATCACTTGTGTAAATATGATTTGAAGAGTCGACCTGCGGCTGTTACTGCTGGGTACCCTTAGTGACACACATAAAGAGGTTTTACTTCTGGTGTAGTCCTGGTATTATTATTAGTTGACATGAACtttattttttcacaattttgagCTAGAACATACTCTAATTGCAGCCTGTCTTTATTCTTGCACTCATCATTATGAAATaaagctttttctttttttggttttcaaattaGAAGATTGATCTACCAATTGATTATACTGATACCCAAGCAATGTTCTTCAGGGGATCTGAAACTTTACTACAGGCCTTTTAGTTTTTGAATTGGAAATCGTACATACACCAAGCGATGGATTTGGTCCATTAATCAATTTGTAGGTGTTATGTATGGATGGAACTCAACTATCTCTATCATAGTGGTGTTAATCCTAATTAGGGGCAAAGGTAAGGGCGAGGTGGCTTCAGCTTGGGGATGCTACAAATGCATAGGGTGAGGAATACTATTTTGTGTCTTAATGATGAGTACGGGAATAGACCAGAGGAGTATGCAGCTGTTAAAGCGTCTATTACAGGTTTTTATAATAAGCTTCTGAACTCATTCTACATATCTTAATAATGCCAGACTTAGACTGCAGGGTGTTAAGATGTCTTAGACCTCCTTAGCAAATTAAGATGCTGAAGAACCCTGTAGAGGAAAAGGAAATACATCAG contains the following coding sequences:
- the LOC100253976 gene encoding soluble inorganic pyrophosphatase 6, chloroplastic; this translates as MAAARLAVIANPFLSLNRISQVRSLRCNNGVSLSVSKRLFTCRALHNPQLHVKEQGQPETLDYRVFFLDSSGKTVSPWHDLPLHLGDGIFNFIAEIPKESSAKMEVATDEPYTPIKQDTKKGKLRYYPYNINWNYGLLPQTWEDPSLANSEVEGAFGDNDPVDVVEIGESRAKIGQILRVKPLGALAMIDEGELDWKIVAISLDDPRASLVNDVDDVEKHFPGTLTAIRDWFRDYKIPDGKPANKFGLGNKAANKDYALKVINETNESWAKLVKRSIPAGELSLV